The following proteins come from a genomic window of Leguminivora glycinivorella isolate SPB_JAAS2020 chromosome 6, LegGlyc_1.1, whole genome shotgun sequence:
- the LOC125226891 gene encoding DNA topoisomerase 1 isoform X2 has product MSLDMTLFNIGINLITFCRCTLHKPKHIVLRQLRSRRIKWEEEKKDDGTKWKFLEHKGPLFAPEYEPLPENVKFRYDGKVVRLSESAEEVAGFYARMLDHDYTTKSVFNNNFFADWRKVMTHEETKLIKDLSRCDFKEMQAYFQMLSEKNKNRTKEEKAALKAKNEEIQKEYGFCIIDGHKEKIGNFRIEPPGLFRGRGEHPKMGMLKRRVMPEDVLINCSKDSKIPKPPAGHKWKEVRHDNTVTWLASWTENVQGQGKYVMLNPSSKLKGEKDWQKYETARKLHKCIDKIRETYRNDWKAKEMRVRQRAVALYFIDRLALRAGNEKDDDQADTVGCCSLRVEHIQLFKEKDGKEHVVIFDFLGKDSIRYYNEVPVEKRVFKNLELFMENKKDSDDLFDRLNTQTLNEHLKDLMPGLTAKVFRTYNASITLQNQLDELTDGDASIPEKILAYNRANRAVAVLCNHQRAVPKGHSKSMEALKEKIQVKREQVEEAEQECRDAAKAAKRGSAKERINHDKKKKALERLKEQLKKLELQETDRDENKTIALGTSKLNYLDPRISVAWCKKHGVPIEKIYNKTQRDKFRWAIDMAGPEYVF; this is encoded by the exons ATGTCTTTAGACATGACGCTTTTTAACATAGGTAtcaatttaattacattttgtCGGTGTACATTGCATAAACCGAAACATATCGTTTTGCGGCAACTGAGGAGTAGGAGAATAAA GTGGGAGGAAGAAAAGAAGGATGACGGAACTAAATGGAAGTTTTTGGAACACAAGGGACCACTGTTTGCTCCAGAATATGAGCCTTTGCCCGAAAATGTCAAGTTCCGCTATGACGGTAAAGTGGTCAGGCTGTCCGAGAGCGCAGAAGAGGTCGCCGGGTTCTACGCGCGGATGTTGGACCACGACTACACCACCAAGTCCGTGTTCAACAACAATTTCTTTGCCGATTGGCGTAAAGTGATGACCCATGAGGAAACAAAGTTAATCAAGGATCTCTCCAGATGTGATTTTAAAGAAATGCAAGCCTATTTCCAGATGTtatctgaaaaaaataaaaaccgcaCTAAGGAAGAGAAAGCAGCATTAAAGGCTAAAAATGAGGAAATTCAGAAAGAATACGGATTTTGCATAATAGATGGGCATAAAGAAAAAATTGGTAATTTCAGAATAGAACCTCCAGGACTTTTTAGAGGGCGTGGAGAGCATCCGAAAATGGGTATGTTAAAGCGGCGAGTTATGCCAGAAGATGTGCTTATAAATTGTTCTAAAGACAGTAAAATACCCAAGCCACCAGCAGGTCATAAATGGAAAGAAGTCAGGCACGATAACACTGTTACATGGCTAGCATCATGGACCGAAAATGTGCAGGGGCAAGGAAAGTATGTTATGTTGAATCCTAGTTCAAAGTTGAAAGGTGAAAAAGATTGGCAAAAATACGAAACAGCAAGAAAGTTGCATAAGTGTATTGATAAAATCAGAGAAACTTATCGCAATGATTGGAAGGCAAAGGAAATGCGTGTCCGTCAAAGAGCTGTGGCACTCTATTTCATTGATCGACTCGCATTGAGAGCTGGTAATGAAAAGGATgatgaccaggctgatactgtTGGTTGTTGTTCACTGCGTGTAGAACATATTCAATTATTTAAGGAAAAAGATGGCAAAGAACATGTGGTCATATTTGATTTCCTGGGTAAAGATTCCATTAGGTACTACAATGAGGTGCCGGTAGAGAAACGGGTGTTTAAGAATCTCGAACTATTCATGGAAAACAAAAAAGACAGTGATGACCTGTTTGACAGGCTCAACACGCAGACCCTAAACGAACACCTTAAAGATTTGATGCCTGGATTAACTGCTAAAGTGTTCCGTACCTACAACGCATCTATAACACTACAAAATCAATTAGACGAGCTTACCGATGGTGACGCGTCGATACCAGAGAAGATCTTAGCGTACAACCGCGCCAACCGAGCCGTGGCCGTGTTGTGTAACCATCAACGTGCTGTGCCTAAAG GTCACTCTAAATCAATGGAAGCCTTGAAAGAAAAGATCCAAGTGAAGCGTGAGCAAGTGGAAGAGGCCGAGCAGGAATGCCGGGACGCCGCCAAGGCCGCCAAGCGCGGCTCCGCCAAGGAGAGGATTAACcacgataagaagaagaaggcTCTTGAACGTCTGAAGGAACAACTGAAGAAACTAGAGCTTCAGGAAACTGATCGTGATGAAAACAAAACCATTGCACTTGGAACTTCTAAGCTCAACTATCTCGATCCGCGTATATCTGTGGCTTG gTGTAAGAAGCATGGCGTGCCGATTGAGAAGATCTACAACAAGACTCAGCGCGACAAGTTCCGCTGGGCGATCGACATGGCCGGCCCTGAATACGTTTTCTAG
- the LOC125226830 gene encoding mRNA cap guanine-N7 methyltransferase: protein MTSIVDDGAEQTARNDLKDHAGDGDNSENNGTAPPTSLPQGEEHASVVAAHYNHLEEKGLKERFNSPIFYLRNFNNWVKSVLIQEYTDKIREKDYGRPLRVLDICCGKGGDLGKWQKARVERAVFADIAEVSVQQCQTRYEDLRRRSGRLFAAEFIAADCTKDTLRDKYHDPSISFDVVSCQFGLHYSFESLAQARRMLTNISECLKPDGYFFGTIPNAYEIVSRAQKSPDGAFGNKIYNIKLMFDPKDGYPLFGAKYDFHLEGVVNCPEFLVNFQLFVKLAAEYGLELVYSAGFADFYKDHCEKYKTLLNRIMCFESYPPSPGKELIGEETDYKHAKEHLEQMEKKSERERLGTMSQREWAVATVYMAFAFKKLKSTWDANGKPVYSKSSAEQSRSK from the exons ATGACCAGTATTGTGGATGATGGTGCCGAACAAACAGCTAGAAATGATTTGAAAGATCATGCCGGTGACGGTGATAACTCTGAAAACAATGGAACAGCGCCACCGACTTCGCTGCCTCAGGGAGAGGAGCATGCTTCAGTCGTGGCGGCACATTACAATCACCTCGAGGAGAAGGGATTGAAGGAAAGGTTCAACTCTCCTATATTTTATTTGAGAAACTTTAACAATTGGGTGAAAAGCGTTCTTATACAAGAATACACTGATAAAATACGGGAAAAAGATTATGGAAGACCGTTAAGAGTTCTCGACATTTGCTGTGGTAAAGGTGGTGATTTAGGGAAATGGCAGAAAGCTAGAGTAGAACGTGCAGTTTTCGCTGATATTGCTGAGGTTTCAGTGCAACAGTGCCAAACGCGATATGAAGATCTGCGTCGTCGCAGTGGGCGACTTTTTGCCGCGGAGTTTATTGCAGCAGACTGCACTAAAGATACTCTAAGAGATAAGTACCATGACCCATCAATTAGTTTTGATGTGGTCAGCTGTCAGTTTGGACTACATTATAGTTTTGAAAGTTTAGCACAAGCTCGTAGAATGTTGACCAACATATCTGAGTGTTTGAAACCTGATGGATATTTTTTTGGAACTATTCCTAATGCTTATGAAATAGTATCACGAGCACAGAAGTCACCTGATGGAGCTTTTGGAAACAAAATCTACAATATTAAGCTGATGTTTGACCCGAAGGATGGCTATCCGTTATTTGGAGCCAAGTATGACTTTCATTTGGAAGGAGTAGTAAATTGTCCAGAGTTTCTGGTCAATTTTCAATTATTTGTTAAACTTGCTGCAGAATATGGCTTAGAACTTGTTTACAGTGCAGGGTTTGCAGATTTTTATAAAGACCATTGTGAGAAATACAAAACATTGTTAAACAGAATTATGTGTTTTGAAAGCTATCCACCTTCACCTGGCAAGGAGCTTATTGGAGAAGAGACTGATTATAAACATGCTAAAGAACATTTGGAACAAATGGAGAAAAAGTCTGAAAGAGAGAGACTTGGAACTATGAGCCAAAGGGAATGGGCAGTGGCAA CTGTTTATATGGCATTTGCATTCAAAAAACTGAAGAGTACTTGGGATGCCAATGGAAAACCAGTGTATAGCAAAAGCTCCGCAGAACAATCAAGAAGTAAATGA
- the LOC125226891 gene encoding DNA topoisomerase I, mitochondrial isoform X1 — MSVENPVSDNDCESGKVNGNKTEHVNGIHNGYSSSEKHKSSHKSSSKDKHRDKDRDHKSSKHSSSSSRDKDKEKHSSSKSHSSSHKSSSKDKDRSEKDRSDKEHKDRSEKEHKERSEKDHKERSEKDHKDRSEKDKDRSDKDRKDKDRERSDKDKHRSDKDRHKDKDRSDKDRSDRDKDKHKSSSSNGEKKSSSSSKDKDREHKTSSSSKDKDKEHKSRDKDRDREKDKDRHRSEKDKHRSDKDKHRSSKDKDKHSSSKEKKSSSDKHDKIKDEPESEDPLKIEPMQLDEPELKSEVKEEQDSDDGYDAGAVNNTTASSCDYSLSQFKDEPLSELPPEEESEEDTPLSARMAPKRRAPSESEDDTPLTIRKKTKKKKVKKESGYDEEMSDDEPKLKKKAKAKPVKVKAEPEDSASPTKRKKKQEEEGEVWKWWEEEKKDDGTKWKFLEHKGPLFAPEYEPLPENVKFRYDGKVVRLSESAEEVAGFYARMLDHDYTTKSVFNNNFFADWRKVMTHEETKLIKDLSRCDFKEMQAYFQMLSEKNKNRTKEEKAALKAKNEEIQKEYGFCIIDGHKEKIGNFRIEPPGLFRGRGEHPKMGMLKRRVMPEDVLINCSKDSKIPKPPAGHKWKEVRHDNTVTWLASWTENVQGQGKYVMLNPSSKLKGEKDWQKYETARKLHKCIDKIRETYRNDWKAKEMRVRQRAVALYFIDRLALRAGNEKDDDQADTVGCCSLRVEHIQLFKEKDGKEHVVIFDFLGKDSIRYYNEVPVEKRVFKNLELFMENKKDSDDLFDRLNTQTLNEHLKDLMPGLTAKVFRTYNASITLQNQLDELTDGDASIPEKILAYNRANRAVAVLCNHQRAVPKGHSKSMEALKEKIQVKREQVEEAEQECRDAAKAAKRGSAKERINHDKKKKALERLKEQLKKLELQETDRDENKTIALGTSKLNYLDPRISVAWCKKHGVPIEKIYNKTQRDKFRWAIDMAGPEYVF, encoded by the exons ATGAGTGTTGAAAACCCAGTTAGCGACAATGATTGTGagtca GGAAAAGTAAATGGCAATAAAACTGAACACGTGAACGGTATTCACAACGGATATAGTAGTTCCGAGAAGCACAAAAGCAGCCACAAGTCATCAAGCAAAGATAAGCATCGCGACAAGGACCGCGACCACAAGAGCTCCAAGCACAGCAGCAGTTCGAGCAG AGACAAAGATAAAGAGAAGCACTCCAGCAGTAAGAGTCACAGCAGCTCCCATAAGTCCTCAAGCAAAGACAAAGACCGAAGTGAAAAAGATCGCAGTGACAAAGAGCACAAAGATCGCAGTGAAAAAGAGCATAAAGAACGCAGTGAAAAAGACCATAAAGAACGCAGTGAAAAAGACCATAAAGATCGTAGTGAAAAAGATAAAGACCGCAGTGATAAGGATCGTAAAGACAAAGACAGAGAGCGCAGCGACAAGGACAAACACCGCAGTGATAAGGACAGACATAAGGATAAAGACCGGAGCGACAAGGACAGGAGTGATCGGGATAAAGATAAGCACAAGAGCAGCAGTAGCAATGGTGAAAAGAAATCATCATCCTCGTCTAAAGATAAGGACCGGGAGCACAAGACCTCATCTTCATCAAAGGACAAAGATAAGGAACACAAGTCAAGAGACAAAGATCGTGACCGTGAAAAAGACAAGGACCGACACAGAAGTGAGAAAGACAAGCACCGCAGCGACAAAGACAAACACCGCAGTAGTAAAGATAAAGACAAGCATAG TTCCAGCAAAGAAAAGAAGAGTAGCAGTGACAAACATGACAAAATTAAGGATGAACCCGAGTCTGAAGATCCTTTGAAGATTGAGCCTATGCAG TTGGATGAACCGGAATTAAAATCTGAGGTTAAAGAAGAGCAAGATAGTGATGATGGATATGATGCGGGTGCTGTCAATAACACAACTGCCTCGTCTTGTGACTATTCCCTGTCCCAGTTCAAAGATGAGCCTCTGTCAGAGCTGCCTCCTGAGGAGGAGAGTGAAGAAGACACTCCACTA tCAGCACGCATGGCACCTAAGCGTCGGGCCCCCAGTGAGAGTGAGGATGACACTCCATTGACCATACGGAAAAAAACTAAgaagaaaaaagttaaaaaag AATCTGGGTATGATGAAGAGATGTCAGATGATGAACCAAAACTCAAAAAGAAAGCAAAGGCAAAGCCAGTTAAAGTCAAAGCTGAGCCTGAAGATAGTGCAAGCCCCACCAAGCGGAAGAAGAAGCAAGAAGAGGAAGGAGAAGTCTGGAAATG GTGGGAGGAAGAAAAGAAGGATGACGGAACTAAATGGAAGTTTTTGGAACACAAGGGACCACTGTTTGCTCCAGAATATGAGCCTTTGCCCGAAAATGTCAAGTTCCGCTATGACGGTAAAGTGGTCAGGCTGTCCGAGAGCGCAGAAGAGGTCGCCGGGTTCTACGCGCGGATGTTGGACCACGACTACACCACCAAGTCCGTGTTCAACAACAATTTCTTTGCCGATTGGCGTAAAGTGATGACCCATGAGGAAACAAAGTTAATCAAGGATCTCTCCAGATGTGATTTTAAAGAAATGCAAGCCTATTTCCAGATGTtatctgaaaaaaataaaaaccgcaCTAAGGAAGAGAAAGCAGCATTAAAGGCTAAAAATGAGGAAATTCAGAAAGAATACGGATTTTGCATAATAGATGGGCATAAAGAAAAAATTGGTAATTTCAGAATAGAACCTCCAGGACTTTTTAGAGGGCGTGGAGAGCATCCGAAAATGGGTATGTTAAAGCGGCGAGTTATGCCAGAAGATGTGCTTATAAATTGTTCTAAAGACAGTAAAATACCCAAGCCACCAGCAGGTCATAAATGGAAAGAAGTCAGGCACGATAACACTGTTACATGGCTAGCATCATGGACCGAAAATGTGCAGGGGCAAGGAAAGTATGTTATGTTGAATCCTAGTTCAAAGTTGAAAGGTGAAAAAGATTGGCAAAAATACGAAACAGCAAGAAAGTTGCATAAGTGTATTGATAAAATCAGAGAAACTTATCGCAATGATTGGAAGGCAAAGGAAATGCGTGTCCGTCAAAGAGCTGTGGCACTCTATTTCATTGATCGACTCGCATTGAGAGCTGGTAATGAAAAGGATgatgaccaggctgatactgtTGGTTGTTGTTCACTGCGTGTAGAACATATTCAATTATTTAAGGAAAAAGATGGCAAAGAACATGTGGTCATATTTGATTTCCTGGGTAAAGATTCCATTAGGTACTACAATGAGGTGCCGGTAGAGAAACGGGTGTTTAAGAATCTCGAACTATTCATGGAAAACAAAAAAGACAGTGATGACCTGTTTGACAGGCTCAACACGCAGACCCTAAACGAACACCTTAAAGATTTGATGCCTGGATTAACTGCTAAAGTGTTCCGTACCTACAACGCATCTATAACACTACAAAATCAATTAGACGAGCTTACCGATGGTGACGCGTCGATACCAGAGAAGATCTTAGCGTACAACCGCGCCAACCGAGCCGTGGCCGTGTTGTGTAACCATCAACGTGCTGTGCCTAAAG GTCACTCTAAATCAATGGAAGCCTTGAAAGAAAAGATCCAAGTGAAGCGTGAGCAAGTGGAAGAGGCCGAGCAGGAATGCCGGGACGCCGCCAAGGCCGCCAAGCGCGGCTCCGCCAAGGAGAGGATTAACcacgataagaagaagaaggcTCTTGAACGTCTGAAGGAACAACTGAAGAAACTAGAGCTTCAGGAAACTGATCGTGATGAAAACAAAACCATTGCACTTGGAACTTCTAAGCTCAACTATCTCGATCCGCGTATATCTGTGGCTTG gTGTAAGAAGCATGGCGTGCCGATTGAGAAGATCTACAACAAGACTCAGCGCGACAAGTTCCGCTGGGCGATCGACATGGCCGGCCCTGAATACGTTTTCTAG
- the LOC125226892 gene encoding uncharacterized protein LOC125226892 has protein sequence MESDQFDPGILGIIVNPPSPACHMEVEESQAIVSLGNIIKSSSSSNITHTNKDHRSKKRDMKTVISNSDEHDDSCKIPRTDQHPPSEIVAQSNIPISSDSEPIRENSEKKSSDRSVPQFQTRNLYNDSDKGPYIVLVAREASEADSGAYMHPVKFGQFLYTNGISNLKDGGIKKIGRNRLSVEFLSAAGANLFLSCSLATNNCKKFISSYHVTKTGIARNIPTDLSNEDLPNLISTPFGCGKVVKARRLNFKKRNPSDNSTQWAPSETVVLTFDGQILPDKGFLFSCALDVVQYYFPTVQCFKCCRFGHVRAQCRSRPRCSKCAQPHEGSTCSAVPSCLNCLGKHCATDKVCSEFIRQQQIKRIMGDESLSYQEADRKIPKARRPYNEAAQTKSYKKTVLIKKKTPAPSNPHGYDEKSHRALVADYNAPQPANGVMFRNGPFSSQFSSPVAPAPTELFSLVHILPTLYLVISSLVSTLQQNAISLPSNVASSLKDLSPFLSSGPVCGPYENGGQFYPVEHQEHQS, from the exons ATGGAGTCAGATCAGTTTGACCCAGGGATCCTTGGGATTATTGTAAACCCGCCTTCACCGGCATGTCATATGGAGGTGGAAGAAAGTCAGGCTATCGTTTCGTTAGGTAACATAATTAAATCATCCTCCTCTTCTAACATTACTCACACCAACAAGGACCATAGATCTAAAAAAAGGGATATGAAAACTGTCATTTCTAACTCGGACGAACATGACGATTCATGTAAGATTCCTCGTACCGACCAACATCCGCCTTCTGAAATAGTTGCTCAGTCGAACATCCCAATTTCTTCTGATAGTGAGCCTATTAGAGAAAACTcggaaaaaaaatcttcggaCAGATCTGTTCCTCAGTTTCAGACCAGAAACCTATACAATGACTCAGATAAAGGTCCATACATCGTGCTTGTGGCTCGCGAGGCTTCGGAGGCGGACTCCGGTGCCTACATGCATCCGGTGAAATTTGGCCAATTTCTGTACACAAATGGCATATCTAACCTGAAGGAtggtggaattaaaaaaattggAAGAAATAGGCTGAGTGTAGAATTTTTATCCGCTGCCGGGGCTAATCTGTTTTTGTCGTGCTCATTGGCCACTAATAATTGCAAGAAATTCATTTCTTCATACCACGTCACCAAAACGGGTATTGCACGTAACATCCCGACTGACTTATCGAACGAGGACCTACCAAATTTAATTTCCACTCCTTTCGGTTGTGGTAAGGTTGTAAAGGCGAGACgattaaactttaaaaaaaggaatCCTTCCGACAATTCCACTCAATGGGCCCCATCAGAAACTGTAGTTCTGACGTTTGACGGCCAAATTCTCCCGGACAAAGGGTTTTTATTCAGCTGTGCATTGGACGtggttcaatattatttcccTACTGTGCAATGTTTCAAGTGCTGTCGCTTCGGCCATGTTCGGGCGCAATGCCGGTCTCGTCCTCGTTGTTCCAAATGTGCTCAGCCTCATGAAGGCAGTACCTGTTCGGCTGTCCCATCCTGCCTTAACTGCTTAGGTAAACATTGTGCTACGGACAAGGTTTGTTCCGAATTCATCAGGCAACAACAGATAAAAAGAATAATGGGAGATGAAAGTTTATCCTATCAGGAGGCGGATAGAAAGATTCCTAAAGCTCGCAGACCGTACAATGAAGCTGCTCAAACGAAGTCttataaaaaaactgttttaattaaaaaaaaaactcctgcCCCATCTAACCCTCATGGGTATGATGAGAAATCTCACAGGGCCTTAGTAGCAGACTACAATGCTCCTCAACCTGCTAATGGGGTTATGTTTAGGAATGGTCCATTTAGTAGCCAATTTTCTTCTCCAGTTGCACCAGCGCCGACTGAACTGTTTTCTTTGGTCCATATTTTACCTACGCTCTATTTGGTGATCTCGTCTCTTGTATCTACTCTTCAGCAAAATGCTATCTCTCTACCGTCCAACGTTGCCAGTAGTTTAAAGGATTTATCTCCCTTCCTTTCCAGTGGCCCTGTCTGTGGGCCTTATGAAAATGGCGGTCAATTTTATCCAGTGGaacatcagg agcATCAGTCGTAA